The following proteins come from a genomic window of Malus sylvestris chromosome 4, drMalSylv7.2, whole genome shotgun sequence:
- the LOC126619961 gene encoding 40S ribosomal protein S8: MGISRDSMHKRRATGGKKKAWRKKRKYELGRQPANTKLSSNKTVRRIRVRGGNVKWRALRLDTGNFSWGSEAVTRKTRLLDVVYNASNNELVRTQTLVKSAIVQVDAAPFKQWYLQHYGVEIGRRKKSAVAKKDTPEEGEGTTEEAKKSNHVARKLEKRQQGRTLDPHIEEQFGGGRLLACISSRPGQCGRCDGYILEGKELEFYMKKLQRKKGKGAGAAA; the protein is encoded by the exons ATGG GTATCTCACGTGACTCGATGCACAAGCGCCGTGCTACTGGAGGCAAGAAGAAGGCAtggaggaagaagagaaa GTATGAGCTCGGCCGTCAGCCTGCAAATACTAAGCTCTCCAGCAACAAGACTGTAAGGAGAATCCGTGTGCGAGGAGGCAATGTCAAATGGAGAGCTCTCAGGTTGGATACTGGGAACTTCTCGTGGGGCAGCGAAGCCGTTACTCGCAAAACCCGTCTCCTGGATGTTGTATACAATGCCTCAAACAATGAGCTTGTTAGAACACAAACTCTGGTGAAAAGCGCCATTGTCCAGGTGGATGCAGCTCCATTTAAGCAATGGTACCTCCAGCATTATGGAGTTGAAATTGGCAGAAGGAAGAAGTCTGCTGTTGCTAAGAAGGATACCCCAGAG gaaggagaaggaactACAGAGGAAGCAAAGAAGAGTAATCATGTTGCCAGGAAACTTGAGAAACGTCAGCAAGGTCGCACTCTAGACCCCCATATTGAAGAGCAGTTTGGAGGTGGGAGATTGCTGGCTTGCATATCTTCCCGTCCAGGCCAATGTGGCAGATGTGATGG GTACATCTTGGAGGGTAAGGAACTTGAGTTTTACATGAAGAAGCTCCAGAGGAAGAAGGGAAAGGGTGCTGGCGCTGCTGCATAA
- the LOC126620167 gene encoding cysteine proteinase inhibitor B-like, which translates to MMKVPIFALLICLLFVGSNGYGGMLGGRKEIENVKTNKEVQELGRFSVEEYNRQRGTQKMDGGGELQFLEVVEAQSQVVSGIKYYLKVSAVRNGVHMLFDSEVVVKPWLRSKQLLNFAPHGPK; encoded by the coding sequence ATGATGAAAGTTCCGATTTTTGCCCTTCTGATCTGCCTCCTTTTCGTCGGGTCGAATGGGTACGGCGGCATGCTCGGGGGAAGGAAGGAGATCGAGAACGTGAAGACGAACAAGGAGGTTCAAGAGTTGGGGAGGTTTTCGGTAGAGGAGTATAACAGGCAGAGGGGTACCCAGAAGATGGACGGCGGCGGAGAGCTTCAGTTCTTGGAGGTGGTGGAGGCGCAGAGCCAGGTGGTTTCCGGGATCAAGTACTATCTCAAGGTGTCGGCGGTGAGGAATGGTGTCCACATGTTGTTCGATTCGGAAGTGGTGGTGAAGCCGTGGCTCCGTTCCAAGCAATTGCTCAACTTTGCCCCTCACGGCCCCAAATGA
- the LOC126620165 gene encoding uncharacterized protein LOC126620165 isoform X1, producing MASLGVLSREPQIRPDSQDLPREKTSLILRERELSPSLPACLAPSSSSSSPSSLRLACLHLHLARPYLLLLPGSNCRSCSPCSSTFFSGDLSGTLQPNRPSSSPVRSQSKEEEHKRKAKAKATGCILLMLTWMYFINHTILCYGL from the exons ATGGCTTCGCTAGGAGTTCTTAGCCGAGAACCCCAAATTCGGCCGGACTCGCAAGACCTTCCGCGAGAGAAAACCTCGCTCATCCtgcgagagagagagttgtCGCCATCGCTCCCTGCTTGCCTTGCTCCCTCATCCTCGTCCTCTTCACCCTCATCTCTGCGTCTTGCTTGCCTTCATCTGCATCTTGCTCGCCCTTATCTGCTCCTCTTGCCTG GGTCAAATTGCAGATCCTGCTCGCCCTGCTCCTCCACCTTCTTCTCAGGTGACCTCTCAGGAACACTTCAACCAAACCGCCCCTCCTCCTCCCCTGTTCGATCCCAGTCAAa agaagaggagcataaacggaaggctaaggctaaggctactggatgtattttattaatgttaacatggatgtattttattaatcatacaatcttatgttatggcttataa
- the LOC126620165 gene encoding uncharacterized protein LOC126620165 isoform X2: protein MASLGVLSREPQIRPDSQDLPREKTSLILRERELSPSLPACLAPSSSSSSPSSLRLACLHLHLARPYLLLLPDPARPAPPPSSQVTSQEHFNQTAPPPPLFDPSQKKRSINGRLRLRLLDVFY from the exons ATGGCTTCGCTAGGAGTTCTTAGCCGAGAACCCCAAATTCGGCCGGACTCGCAAGACCTTCCGCGAGAGAAAACCTCGCTCATCCtgcgagagagagagttgtCGCCATCGCTCCCTGCTTGCCTTGCTCCCTCATCCTCGTCCTCTTCACCCTCATCTCTGCGTCTTGCTTGCCTTCATCTGCATCTTGCTCGCCCTTATCTGCTCCTCTTGCCTG ATCCTGCTCGCCCTGCTCCTCCACCTTCTTCTCAGGTGACCTCTCAGGAACACTTCAACCAAACCGCCCCTCCTCCTCCCCTGTTCGATCCCAGTCAAa agaagaggagcataaacggaaggctaaggctaaggctactggatgtattttattaa